One segment of Podarcis muralis chromosome 17, rPodMur119.hap1.1, whole genome shotgun sequence DNA contains the following:
- the EIF3G gene encoding eukaryotic translation initiation factor 3 subunit G → MPTGDYDSKPSWADQVEEEGDDDKCITSDLLKDIPLSGVLGGGGGGGGAVNVTVSIEPELVKGEPLPSPKELVNGNIKTVTEYREEEDGRKVKIIRTFRIETRKASKAVARRKNWKKFGNSEFDAPGPNVATTTVSDDVFMTFITSKEDLNCQEEEDPMNKLKGQKIVSCRICKGDHWTTRCPYKDTLGPMQKELAEQLGLSTGEKDKLPGEPEPVQAQQSKTGKYVPPSLRDGATRRGESMQPNRRADDNATIRVTNLSEDTRETDLQELFRPFGSISRIYLAKDKTTGQSKGFAFISFHRREDAARAIAGVSGFGYDHLILNVEWAKPSTN, encoded by the exons ATGCCGACGGGGGACTACGA CTCCAAGCCCAGTTGGGCAGACCaagtggaagaggaaggggatgATG ATAAATGCATCACCAGTGACCTGCTCAAGGACATCCCCCTGAGTGGAGTGCtgggtggaggtggaggtggaggtggagctGTAAATGTAACTGTAAGCATTGAGCCTGAGCTTGTGAAAGGAG AACCTCTCCCATCACCCAAGGAGCTTGTGAATGGAAACATCAAAACAGTGACTGAGTACAGGGAAGAGGAGGATGGCCGCAAGGTGAAG ATTATCCGCACCTTTCGAATTGAGACCCGGAAGGCCTCAAAGGCTGTGGCTAGGCGAAAG AACTGGAAAAAATTTGGAAATTCTGAGTTTGATGCCCCTGGTCCAAATGTGGCCACTACCACTGTGAGCGATGATGTGTTCATGACTTTCATCACCAGTAAGGAG GACTTGAATTgccaagaggaggaggaccccatgAACAAGCTGAAAGGGCAGAAGATTGTGTCGTGCCGTATCTGCAAGGGCGATCATTGGACCACTCGCTGCCCATATAAGGACACCCTGGGACCTATGCAGAAGGAGCTGGCAGAGCAGCTGGGGCTCTCCACAGGCGAGAAGGACAAACTGCCAGGAG AACCAGAACCTGTTCAAGCCCAGCAAAGCAAGACTGGGAAGTATGTCCCACCCAGCCTGAGAGATGGAGCCACGCGCAGAGGGGAGTCCATGCAGCCTAACCGTAGAG CCGATGATAATGCCACCATCCGAGTCACCAATCTGTCCGAGGACACCCGAGAGACTGACCTGCAGGAACTGTTCCGTCCTTTTGGGTCCATATCCCGCATCTACTTAGCCAAGGACAAAACCACTGGCCAATCCAAG GGCTTTGCCTTCATCAGCTTCCATCGCCGAGAAGATGCTGCTAGGGCCATTGCAGGGGTATCTGGCTTTGGCTATGATCACCTGATCCTAAATGTGGAATGGGCCAA accTTCCACCAACTGA